Proteins from a single region of Ziziphus jujuba cultivar Dongzao chromosome 1, ASM3175591v1:
- the LOC132800391 gene encoding G-type lectin S-receptor-like serine/threonine-protein kinase At4g27290, whose amino-acid sequence MEDLNRVSSVQVIPHTEQAILSISDNKSSVFWSAGPTKSVQAPILKPLDTRDLELRNEKYDNSENHLWQRFDYPCDTLLPGSEKYYRTGPWNGLGYSGAPELKPNPLFNFEFVSNKDEVYYNFYLKNEFAKSRVVVDQTNGYTRNRYGCNSGTQSWEGFKPKGNFMDWSEGFARNKSLNCLHKDSVGFVKFQGLKLPDTTHSWVNEMGGGSGCFKWFGDLNDIREFQDGGQDLCVRMHALELVVCCADIKCEGANGEGKVKIALEVLAVIFLICGMLLLAHYIRNFRAKKCLEDNVGTCSRIKNQNNEGQTENLELLFFDLDKISEATSNISSNNKIGKGNFGPAYKGTLEDGQEIDVKKLARSS is encoded by the exons ATGGAAGATTTGAACCGGGTTTCGTCAGTCCAGGTAATCCCACATACCG AACAGGCCATCTTATCCATCTCAGACAATAAGAGTAGTGTTTTTTGGTCAGCAGGCCCAACTAAATCTGTCCAAGCTCCAATATTAAAGCCTTTGGACACTAGAGATCTAGAACTACGAAATGAGAAATATGACAACTCAGAGAACCATTTGTGGCAGAGATTTGATTATCCCTGTGACACGTTATTGCCAG GCTCAGAGAAGTACTATCGGACTGGCCCATGGAATGGTCTTGGATATAGTGGTGCACCAGAGTTGAAACCCAACCCTTTATTCAACTTCGAATTTGTTTCAAACAAAGATGAAGTTTACTATAATTTTTACCTCAAAAATGAATTTGCAAAATCAAGGGTAGTTGTGGACCAAACCAATGGTTATACTAGGAACCGCTATGGTTGTAATTCAGGGACTCAAAGCTGGGAA GGTTTTAAACCAAAAGGAAACTTCATGGATTGGTCTGAAGGATTTGCACgaaataaatcattaaactGCCTGCACAAAGATTCAGTTGGGTTTGTCAAATTTCAAGGCTTGAAATTGCCAGATACTACACATTCTTGGGTGAATGAAA TGGGAGGAGGTAGTGGCTGTTTCAAGTGGTTTGGAGACTTGAATGATATTAGAGAGTTTCAAGATGGTGGGCAAGATCTCTGTGTTCGAATGCATGCTTTAGAATTAG TTGTATGCTGTGCCGATATTAAATGTGAAGGTGCAAATGGTGAGGGTAAGGTTAAGATAGCTCTGGAGGTTTTGGCTGTTATTTTTTTGATCTGTGGGATGCTCTTGCTTGCTCATTATATCCGCAACTTCAGGGCAAAGAAATGCTTAGAAG ACAATGTAGGGACCTGTTCAAGAATAAAGAACCAGAACAATGAAGGCCAAACAGAAAACCTGGAGTTGCTATTCTTTGACCTAGATAAGATTAGTGAGGCCACTAGCAATATTTCAAGCAACAATAAGATTGGGAAAGGCAATTTTGGACCTGCTTACAAG ggTACACTAGAAGATGGCCAAGAAATTGATGTGAAAAAGCTTGCCCGGAGTTCATGA
- the LOC107430653 gene encoding G-type lectin S-receptor-like serine/threonine-protein kinase SD1-1 isoform X2 gives MELKVKIAVIIVAVVSIVSGLSLSANYIRRNRKISKGQSNKGQQEDPELPFFNLSTIASATDKFSFNNKLGQGGFGSVYRGALMDGQEIAVKRLSQNSGQGPNEFKNEVMLIAKLQRRIPV, from the exons ATGGAGTTAAAAGTGAAGATTGCTGTGATTATTGTAGCTGTTGTTTCTATTGTCTCTGGCCTGTCGTTATCTGCCAATTATATTCGAAGAAACAGGAAAATATCTAAAG GTCAAAGCAACAAAGGTCAGCAGGAGGATCCGGAATTGCCTTTTTTTAACCTATCTACAATAGCTAGTGCCACTGATAAATTTTCGTTCAACAACAAACTTGGACAAGGTGGATTTGGAAGTGTATACAGG GGTGCACTCATGGATGGGCAAGAGATTGCTGTGAAAAGGCTTTCGCAGAACTCTGGACAAGGACCAAATGAGTTCAAGAATGAAGTTATGCTAATAGCCAAGTTGCAGCGCCGAATTCCT GTTTAA
- the LOC107430653 gene encoding G-type lectin S-receptor-like serine/threonine-protein kinase SD1-1 isoform X1, producing the protein MELKVKIAVIIVAVVSIVSGLSLSANYIRRNRKISKGQSNKGQQEDPELPFFNLSTIASATDKFSFNNKLGQGGFGSVYRGALMDGQEIAVKRLSQNSGQGPNEFKNEVMLIAKLQRRIPVRLLVYCIQGEEKLLIYEYMPNKS; encoded by the exons ATGGAGTTAAAAGTGAAGATTGCTGTGATTATTGTAGCTGTTGTTTCTATTGTCTCTGGCCTGTCGTTATCTGCCAATTATATTCGAAGAAACAGGAAAATATCTAAAG GTCAAAGCAACAAAGGTCAGCAGGAGGATCCGGAATTGCCTTTTTTTAACCTATCTACAATAGCTAGTGCCACTGATAAATTTTCGTTCAACAACAAACTTGGACAAGGTGGATTTGGAAGTGTATACAGG GGTGCACTCATGGATGGGCAAGAGATTGCTGTGAAAAGGCTTTCGCAGAACTCTGGACAAGGACCAAATGAGTTCAAGAATGAAGTTATGCTAATAGCCAAGTTGCAGCGCCGAATTCCTGTAAGACTTCTTGTTTATTGCATCCAAGGAGAAGAAAAATTGCTGATTTATGAATACATGCCCAACAAAAGCTAG
- the LOC107430835 gene encoding G-type lectin S-receptor-like serine/threonine-protein kinase At4g27290 isoform X2: protein MGTLSFTLLSIIFLLIFFTEISWAADAISGTQSITGNSTLVSKDGNFEMGFFSPDGSTNRYVGIWYKDISARAVVWVANRQNPINDSSGTLMINSTGHLVLSQKSGVVWSANPAKPIQTPILQLLDSGNLVVRDDKDENLESYVWQSFDYPCDTLLPGMKLGWDLKTGLQRRLVSWKSSDDPSPGDLTWEIDINNYPESVMFRGSEKYYRGGPWNGLRFSGAPELKPNPLFKFEFVFNEDEVYYTYNLLNNSEKSRIVVNQTNGYTRDRYAWNSVTQSWDVFATVPRDNCDKYALCGAYGNCIIGESPVCQCLEGFKPKGNLMDWSQGCIRNKPFNCQDKDSSGFLKFRSLKLPETAYSWVNESLNLKECKAKCLSNCSCTAYANSDIRGGGSGCVMWFGDLIDIREFQAGGQDLYVRMHASELGSKTKRTVRIAVIVLLVTVVVCGVLLVAHYIRRRKCLEGQTEDLEVLFFDLDKIVKATNNFSSSNKLGEGGFGPVYRGTLKDGQEIAVKRLSMSSGQGQNEFKNEVILIAKLQHRNLVKLLGCCFQGEEKMLIYEYMPNKSLDSFIFDQRKSEMLDWSKRFHIICGIARGLLYLHQDSRLRIIHRDLKASNVLLDKEMNPKISDFGMARTFGGDQSEGNTNRVVGTYGYMAPEYAIDGLFSVKSDVFSFGILLLEIISGKKNRGFYHLETNLNLIGYAWRLWKEGRPLEFINPFLRDSSNHSEVLRSIHVGLLCVQEHPEDRPSMSYVVVMLGGENALPEPKQPGFSLGKDTVTADSSSNKVESSSTNEITVTLLEPR, encoded by the exons ATGGGGACTCTTTCTTTTACACTTTTGAGTATCATTTTTTTGCTCATCTTCTTCACTGAGATCTCCTGGGCTGCTGACGCCATTTCTGGGACCCAGTCCATCACTGGAAACAGCACCTTAGTTTCAAAAGATGGAAACTTTGAAATGGGTTTCTTCAGTCCTGATGGTTCAACGAATCGGTACGTGGGAATCTGGTATAAGGATATATCTGCTAGAGCTGTTGTTTGGGTGGCAAACCGGCAGAATCCAATCAATGACTCATCTGGTACTTTGATGATAAACAGCACAGGCCATCTTGTTCTCAGCCAGAAGAGTGGTGTTGTTTGGTCAGCAAACCCAGCTAAACCTATCCAGACCCCAATATTACAGCTTCTGGATTCTGGAAATCTAGTAGTAAGAGATGATAAAGATGAGAATTTAGAGAGCTATGTGTGGCAGAGTTTTGATTATCCTTGTGATACATTATTACCAGGTATGAAGCTGGGATGGGACTTGAAAACTGGTCTCCAAAGGCGTTTGGTATCATGGAAGAGCTCAGATGACCCTTCTCCTGGAGACCTTACTTGGGAGATAGATATTAATAACTATCCTGAGTCTGTTATGTTTAGAGGCTCCGAGAAGTACTACCGGGGTGGCCCATGGAATGGCCTTCGATTCAGTGGTGCACCAGAGTTAAAACCCAACCCTTTATtcaagtttgaatttgtttttaaCGAAGATGAAGTTTACTATACTTATAACCTCTTAAATAATTCTGAAAAATCAAGGATAGTTGTGAACCAGACCAATGGTTATACGAGGGATCGTTATGCCTGGAATTCAGTGACGCAAAGTTGGGATGTGTTTGCAACAGTGCCAAGGGATAACTGTGACAAGTATGCTCTTTGTGGTGCCTATGGAAACTGTATCATTGGAGAATCCCCTGTTTGCCAATGTCTAGAGGGTTTCAAGCCAAAAGGAAACTTGATGGACTGGTCTCAAGGATGTATACGGAATAAGCCATTCAACTGCCAGGACAAAGATTCATCTGGGTTTTTAAAATTCCGCAGCTTGAAATTGCCAGAGACTGCATATTCTTGGGTGAATGAAAGTTTGAATCTTAAGGAATGCAAAGCCAAATGCTTGAGCAATTGTTCTTGTACGGCTTATGCAAATTCTGATATCAGAGGAGGAGGTAGTGGTTGTGTTATGTGGTTTGGGGATTTGATTGATATTCGAGAGTTTCAAGCTGGTGGACAGGATCTATATGTTCGAATGCATGCTTCGGAGTTAG GTTCAAAAACGAAGCGTACTGTGAGGATAGCTGTGATAGTTTTGCTAGTCACTGTTGTGGTATGTGGGGTGTTGTTGGTTGCTCATTACATCCGCAGAAGAAAATGCTTGGAAG GCCAAACAGAAGACCTAGAGGTGCTATTCTTCGACCTAGATAAGATTGTTAAAGCCACTAACAACTTTTCAAGCAGCAACAAGCTTGGTGAAGGTGGTTTTGGACCTGTTTACAGG GGTACACTAAAAGATGGGCAAGAGATTGCGGTGAAAAGGCTTTCAATGAGTTCAGGACAAGGACAGAATGAATTCAAAAATGAAGTTATTCTGATTGCTAAACTTCAACATCGAAACCTAGTAAAGCTTCTTGGTTGTTGCTTTcaaggggaagaaaagatgCTAATTTATGAATACATGCCCAACAAAAGCCTGGACTCCTTCATTTTTG ATCAAAGAAAAAGTGAAATGTTAGACTGGTCCAAGCGCTTCCATATAATCTGCGGAATTGCAAGGGGACTTCTATATCTCCATCAAGATTCCAGATTAAGGATTATACACAGAGATCTCAAAGCTAGTAATGTTTTACTAGATAAAGAaatgaatccaaaaatttcagACTTTGGAATGGCTAGAACATTTGGAGGAGATCAAAGTGAAGGGAATACAAATAGAGTGGTTGGAACATA TGGTTACATGGCACCTGAATATGCCATAGATGGGCTGTTCTCGGTGAAGTCTGATGTCTTTAGCTTTGGTATTCTACTGTTGGAGATCAtaagtggaaagaaaaatagagggTTCTATCATCTAGAAACTAATCTCAACCTAATTGGATAT GCTTGGAGACTGTGGAAAGAAGGCAGGCCTTTAGAATTTATCAATCCTTTCTTAAGAGACTCGAGCAATCATTCAGAGGTGTTACGCAGTATCCATGTTGGTCTTTTGTGTGTGCAAGAGCACCCTGAAGACAGACCAAGCATGTCTTATGTGGTTGTGATGTTGGGCGGTGAGAATGCTTTGCCTGAGCCCAAACAACCTGGTTTCTCATTAGGTAAAGACACTGTTACGGCAGATTCTTCATCAAACAAAGTTGAATCTTCGTCAACCAATGAAATTACTGTGACTCTTTTAGAGCCCCGATAG
- the LOC107430835 gene encoding G-type lectin S-receptor-like serine/threonine-protein kinase At4g27290 isoform X1 produces the protein MGTLSFTLLSIIFLLIFFTEISWAADAISGTQSITGNSTLVSKDGNFEMGFFSPDGSTNRYVGIWYKDISARAVVWVANRQNPINDSSGTLMINSTGHLVLSQKSGVVWSANPAKPIQTPILQLLDSGNLVVRDDKDENLESYVWQSFDYPCDTLLPGMKLGWDLKTGLQRRLVSWKSSDDPSPGDLTWEIDINNYPESVMFRGSEKYYRGGPWNGLRFSGAPELKPNPLFKFEFVFNEDEVYYTYNLLNNSEKSRIVVNQTNGYTRDRYAWNSVTQSWDVFATVPRDNCDKYALCGAYGNCIIGESPVCQCLEGFKPKGNLMDWSQGCIRNKPFNCQDKDSSGFLKFRSLKLPETAYSWVNESLNLKECKAKCLSNCSCTAYANSDIRGGGSGCVMWFGDLIDIREFQAGGQDLYVRMHASELGSKTKRTVRIAVIVLLVTVVVCGVLLVAHYIRRRKCLEEHAGTNGIIMNQNNAGQTEDLEVLFFDLDKIVKATNNFSSSNKLGEGGFGPVYRGTLKDGQEIAVKRLSMSSGQGQNEFKNEVILIAKLQHRNLVKLLGCCFQGEEKMLIYEYMPNKSLDSFIFDQRKSEMLDWSKRFHIICGIARGLLYLHQDSRLRIIHRDLKASNVLLDKEMNPKISDFGMARTFGGDQSEGNTNRVVGTYGYMAPEYAIDGLFSVKSDVFSFGILLLEIISGKKNRGFYHLETNLNLIGYAWRLWKEGRPLEFINPFLRDSSNHSEVLRSIHVGLLCVQEHPEDRPSMSYVVVMLGGENALPEPKQPGFSLGKDTVTADSSSNKVESSSTNEITVTLLEPR, from the exons ATGGGGACTCTTTCTTTTACACTTTTGAGTATCATTTTTTTGCTCATCTTCTTCACTGAGATCTCCTGGGCTGCTGACGCCATTTCTGGGACCCAGTCCATCACTGGAAACAGCACCTTAGTTTCAAAAGATGGAAACTTTGAAATGGGTTTCTTCAGTCCTGATGGTTCAACGAATCGGTACGTGGGAATCTGGTATAAGGATATATCTGCTAGAGCTGTTGTTTGGGTGGCAAACCGGCAGAATCCAATCAATGACTCATCTGGTACTTTGATGATAAACAGCACAGGCCATCTTGTTCTCAGCCAGAAGAGTGGTGTTGTTTGGTCAGCAAACCCAGCTAAACCTATCCAGACCCCAATATTACAGCTTCTGGATTCTGGAAATCTAGTAGTAAGAGATGATAAAGATGAGAATTTAGAGAGCTATGTGTGGCAGAGTTTTGATTATCCTTGTGATACATTATTACCAGGTATGAAGCTGGGATGGGACTTGAAAACTGGTCTCCAAAGGCGTTTGGTATCATGGAAGAGCTCAGATGACCCTTCTCCTGGAGACCTTACTTGGGAGATAGATATTAATAACTATCCTGAGTCTGTTATGTTTAGAGGCTCCGAGAAGTACTACCGGGGTGGCCCATGGAATGGCCTTCGATTCAGTGGTGCACCAGAGTTAAAACCCAACCCTTTATtcaagtttgaatttgtttttaaCGAAGATGAAGTTTACTATACTTATAACCTCTTAAATAATTCTGAAAAATCAAGGATAGTTGTGAACCAGACCAATGGTTATACGAGGGATCGTTATGCCTGGAATTCAGTGACGCAAAGTTGGGATGTGTTTGCAACAGTGCCAAGGGATAACTGTGACAAGTATGCTCTTTGTGGTGCCTATGGAAACTGTATCATTGGAGAATCCCCTGTTTGCCAATGTCTAGAGGGTTTCAAGCCAAAAGGAAACTTGATGGACTGGTCTCAAGGATGTATACGGAATAAGCCATTCAACTGCCAGGACAAAGATTCATCTGGGTTTTTAAAATTCCGCAGCTTGAAATTGCCAGAGACTGCATATTCTTGGGTGAATGAAAGTTTGAATCTTAAGGAATGCAAAGCCAAATGCTTGAGCAATTGTTCTTGTACGGCTTATGCAAATTCTGATATCAGAGGAGGAGGTAGTGGTTGTGTTATGTGGTTTGGGGATTTGATTGATATTCGAGAGTTTCAAGCTGGTGGACAGGATCTATATGTTCGAATGCATGCTTCGGAGTTAG GTTCAAAAACGAAGCGTACTGTGAGGATAGCTGTGATAGTTTTGCTAGTCACTGTTGTGGTATGTGGGGTGTTGTTGGTTGCTCATTACATCCGCAGAAGAAAATGCTTGGAAG AACATGCAGGGACCAACGGAATAATAATGAATCAGAACAATGCAGGCCAAACAGAAGACCTAGAGGTGCTATTCTTCGACCTAGATAAGATTGTTAAAGCCACTAACAACTTTTCAAGCAGCAACAAGCTTGGTGAAGGTGGTTTTGGACCTGTTTACAGG GGTACACTAAAAGATGGGCAAGAGATTGCGGTGAAAAGGCTTTCAATGAGTTCAGGACAAGGACAGAATGAATTCAAAAATGAAGTTATTCTGATTGCTAAACTTCAACATCGAAACCTAGTAAAGCTTCTTGGTTGTTGCTTTcaaggggaagaaaagatgCTAATTTATGAATACATGCCCAACAAAAGCCTGGACTCCTTCATTTTTG ATCAAAGAAAAAGTGAAATGTTAGACTGGTCCAAGCGCTTCCATATAATCTGCGGAATTGCAAGGGGACTTCTATATCTCCATCAAGATTCCAGATTAAGGATTATACACAGAGATCTCAAAGCTAGTAATGTTTTACTAGATAAAGAaatgaatccaaaaatttcagACTTTGGAATGGCTAGAACATTTGGAGGAGATCAAAGTGAAGGGAATACAAATAGAGTGGTTGGAACATA TGGTTACATGGCACCTGAATATGCCATAGATGGGCTGTTCTCGGTGAAGTCTGATGTCTTTAGCTTTGGTATTCTACTGTTGGAGATCAtaagtggaaagaaaaatagagggTTCTATCATCTAGAAACTAATCTCAACCTAATTGGATAT GCTTGGAGACTGTGGAAAGAAGGCAGGCCTTTAGAATTTATCAATCCTTTCTTAAGAGACTCGAGCAATCATTCAGAGGTGTTACGCAGTATCCATGTTGGTCTTTTGTGTGTGCAAGAGCACCCTGAAGACAGACCAAGCATGTCTTATGTGGTTGTGATGTTGGGCGGTGAGAATGCTTTGCCTGAGCCCAAACAACCTGGTTTCTCATTAGGTAAAGACACTGTTACGGCAGATTCTTCATCAAACAAAGTTGAATCTTCGTCAACCAATGAAATTACTGTGACTCTTTTAGAGCCCCGATAG
- the LOC132799305 gene encoding G-type lectin S-receptor-like serine/threonine-protein kinase At4g27290 has protein sequence MRIFSFTILSAILFTFFSPLSIAIDTISVTQSINENSTLVSEYGRFELGFFSPGSSTYRYVGIWYKDIPVKTVVWVANRQNPINDSSGTLMINRTGHVVLLGQKSTVVWSASPTESVQAPILQLLDTGNLVLRNEKDENSENYLWQSFDYPTDTLLPGMKLGWDLRTGLERRLVSWKSPDDPSPGDFAWGITLHSYPESETWKGSNKYFRDGPWNGIRFSGAPELQSNPLFNFKLVSNKNEVYYIFYLKNETAKSRMVVNQTNGYIRIRYAWNSGTQSWEVFASVPRDTCDTYGLCGAYGNCIIGESPVCQCLTGFKPKGNFIDWSQGCVRNKPFDCQDKHSSGFVKIRGLKLPDTTYTWANASVNLKECKARCLSNCSCTGYTNTNISGGGSGCAMWFGDLIDIREFQDGGQDLYVRIHASELGANSERKVKIVVVVLAVIFVVCGMILVAHYIRKIRATRGLEDNIETIARTTNQNNGAQTNNLEALFFDLDKIVEATSNFSSNNKLGEGGFGPVYKGTLEDGQEIAVKRFSKSSGQGQNEFKNEVILIAKLQHRNLVKLLGYCLQGEEKILIYEYMPNKSLDFFIFDQTKSELLDWSKRYHIICGIARGLLYLHQDSRLRIIHRDIKASNILLDNEMNPKISDFGMAKTFGGDESEGNTKRVVGTYGYMAPEYAIDGLFSMKSDVFSFGILLLEIISGKKNRGFYHLDHSQNLIGHAWRLWKEGRLMELINPCFKDTSNLSEVLRSIHIGLLCVQEHPEDRPSMSYVVVMLGSESTLPQPKQPGFSLDKTNVAANSSPKKSESSSTNEITVTLLEPR, from the exons ATGaggattttttcttttacaattttGAGTGCCATTCTGTTCACTTTCTTCTCTCCGCTGTCCATAGCGATTGACACCATTTCTGTAACTCAGTCCATCAATGAGAACAGCACCTTAGTTTCCGAATATGGAAGATTTGAGCTGGGTTTCTTTAGTCCCGGTAGTTCCACATACCGGTATGTGGGAATTTGGTACAAAGATATCCCAGTTAAAACAGTTGTTTGGGTGGCTAACCGTCAGAATCCAATCAATGATTCTTCAGGGACTTTGATGATAAACAGAACAGGCCATGTTGTCCTTCTGGGCCAGAAGAGTACTGTTGTTTGGTCAGCAAGCccgaccgaatctgtccaagctcCAATATTACAGCTTTTGGATACTGGAAATCTAGTACTAAGAAATGAGAAAGATGAAAACTCAGAGAACTATTTGTGGCAGAGTTTTGATTATCCTACTGATACATTATTACCAGGTATGAAGCTGGGATGGGACTTGAGAACTGGTCTTGAACGGCGCTTAGTATCATGGAAGAGCCCTGATGACCCTTCTCCTGGAGACTTTGCTTGGGGGATAACACTTCACAGCTATCCTGAGTCTGAAACGTGGAAAGGCTCCAATAAGTACTTTCGGGATGGACCATGGAACGGAATTAGATTCAGTGGTGCACCGGAGTTACAATCCAACCCTTTATTCAACTTCAAATTAGTTTCCAACAAAAATGAAGTTTACTACATTTTTTACCTCAAAAATGAAACTGCAAAATCAAGAATGGTTGTGAACCAAACCAACGGTTATATCAGGATCCGCTATGCTTGGAATTCAGGGACACAAAGCTGGGAAGTATTTGCATCAGTGCCAAGAGATACCTGTGATACATATGGTCTCTGTGGTGCCTATGGAAACTGTATCATTGGAGAATCCCCTGTTTGCCAATGTTTAACGGGTTTCAAGCCAAAGGGAAACTTCATTGACTGGTCTCAAGGATGTGTACGGAATAAACCTTTTGATTGCCAGGACAAACATTCATCTGGGTTTGTGAAAATTCGTGGCTTGAAATTGCCTGATACTACATACACTTGGGCTAATGCAAGTGTGAATCTCAAGGAATGCAAAGCCAGATGCTTGAGCAATTGTTCTTGTACGGGTTATACGAATACCAATATCAGTGGAGGCGGTAGTGGCTGTGCCATGTGGTTTGGGGACTTGATTGATATTAGAGAGTTTCAAGATGGTGGGCAAGATCTATATGTTCGAATTCATGCTTCAGAATTAG GTGCAAACAGTGAGCGTAAGGTGAAGATAGTTGTGGTGGTTTTGGCTGTCATTTTTGTGGTCTGTGGGATGATCTTGGTTGCTCATTATATCCGCAAAATCAGGGCAACGAGAGGCTTAGAGG ACAATATAGAGACCATTGCAAGAACAACAAATCAGAATAATGGAGCCCAAACCAACAACCTGGAGGCACTATTCTTCGACCTGGATAAGATTGTTGAGGCCACTAGCAATTTTTCAAGCAACAATAAGCTTGGGGAAGGTGGTTTTGGACCTGTTTACAAG ggtACACTAGAAGACGGCCAAGAAATAGCTGTGAAGAGGTTTTCCAAGAGTTCAGGGCAAGGACAGAACGAATTCAAAAATGAAGTTATTTTAATTGCGAAACTTCAACACCGAAATTTAGTAAAGCTACTTGGTTATTGCCTTcaaggggaagaaaaaataCTGATTTATGAATACATGCCCAACAAAAGCCTGGActtctttatttttg ATCAAACAAAAAGTGAATTGTTAGACTGGTCCAAGCGCTACCATATAATCTGTGGAATCGCAAGGGGGCTTTTATATCTCCATCAAGATTCGAGATTAAGGATTATACATAGAGATATCAAAGCTAGTAACATTTTACTTGATAATGAaatgaatccaaaaatttcagACTTTGGAATGGCTAAAACTTTTGGTGGAGATGAAAGTGAAGGGAATACAAAAAGAGTGGTTGGAACATA TGGCTACATGGCACCCGAGTATGCCATAGATGGGCTATTCTCAATGAAATCTGATGTCTTTAGCTTTGGGATTTTGTTGTTGGAGATCAtaagtggaaagaaaaatagagggTTCTATCATCTAGACCATAGTCAAAACCTTATTGGACAT GCATGGAGATTGTGGAAAGAAGGCAGACTTATGGAACTTATCAATCCGTGCTTCAAGGACACAAGCAATCTTTCTGAGGTGCTGCGCAGCATTCATATTGGTCTCTTGTGTGTGCAAGAGCATCCTGAAGACAGGCCAAGCATGTCATATGTGGTTGTGATGTTGGGCAGTGAAAGTACCTTGCCTCAGCCCAAACAACCTGGTTTCTCATTAGATAAAACCAATGTTGCAGCAAATTCTTCACCAAAAAAGTCTGAATCCTCTTCAACCAATGAAATTACTGTAACTCTTTTAGAGCCTCGGTAG